The following proteins come from a genomic window of Rhodoligotrophos sp. CJ14:
- the katG gene encoding catalase/peroxidase HPI, whose translation MDAKTDESAGKCPFTGGARGRRNRDWWPEALDIEMLHRNSNLSDPMGKDFDYAKEFLTLDLDAVIKDLHALMTDSQDWWPADFGHYGGLMIRMAWHSAGTYRITDGRGGAGAGQQRFAPLNSWPDNANLDKARRLLWPIKQKYGRKLSWADLMILAGNVALESMGFKTFGFAGGRADVWEPEELYWGPEGTWLGDERYSGERQLSEPLGAVQMGLIYVNPEGPNGKPDPVAAARDIRETFFRMAMNDEETVALIAGGHTFGKTHGAGDPSLVGPEPEMGALEDQGLGWKSKHGTGWGADAITGGPEVIWSQTPVRWSNYFFENLFKYEWELTKSPAGAWQWQAKGAEPSIPDPFDPSKKRVPTMLTTDLSLRFDPAYEKISRRFYENPDQFADAFARAWFKLTHRDMGPRVRYLGPLVPQEVLIWQDPIPEVDHVLIDDQDVAALKAKILATGLSVPQLVSTAWASASTFRRSDKRGGANGARIRLAPQKDWEVNEPAQLKIVLQKLEAIQKEFNAAQPGRKKVSLADLIVLAGNAAVEKAAKDAGLSISVPFAPGRMDASQEQTDVESFAPLEPRADGFRNYISSSKRQFMKPEEALVDRAQLLTLTGPEMTVLVGGLRVLGANTGGSKHGVFTETPGRLTNDFFVNLLDMSTTWSPASGEEGVYEGRDRKTNALKWTGTRVDLIFGSHSQLRAFAEVYACADSKEKFAKDFVAAWTKVMNADRFDLARSIQ comes from the coding sequence ATGGACGCAAAGACGGATGAGAGCGCGGGCAAGTGCCCGTTCACAGGCGGAGCCCGTGGACGCCGGAACCGCGATTGGTGGCCGGAAGCGCTGGACATCGAGATGCTGCATCGGAACTCAAATTTGAGCGATCCGATGGGGAAGGATTTCGACTATGCCAAGGAGTTTCTGACCCTCGATCTCGATGCCGTGATCAAGGACCTCCATGCCTTGATGACAGACTCGCAGGATTGGTGGCCGGCTGATTTCGGTCACTATGGTGGATTGATGATCCGGATGGCCTGGCATAGCGCAGGCACCTACCGCATTACCGACGGTCGGGGCGGGGCAGGGGCCGGGCAGCAGCGATTTGCACCGCTCAACAGCTGGCCGGACAATGCCAATCTCGACAAGGCGCGTCGGCTCCTGTGGCCGATCAAGCAGAAATATGGCCGCAAACTCTCCTGGGCCGATCTGATGATCCTGGCGGGGAACGTGGCGCTGGAATCGATGGGCTTCAAAACCTTCGGTTTCGCCGGTGGCCGCGCGGATGTGTGGGAGCCCGAAGAGCTTTATTGGGGGCCTGAGGGAACATGGCTGGGCGATGAACGCTACAGCGGCGAACGCCAGCTCTCCGAGCCGCTGGGCGCCGTGCAGATGGGCCTCATCTATGTCAATCCGGAAGGGCCGAACGGCAAGCCCGATCCGGTTGCAGCAGCCAGGGACATCCGCGAGACATTCTTCCGCATGGCGATGAACGACGAGGAGACCGTCGCCCTGATCGCCGGCGGCCACACCTTCGGCAAGACCCATGGTGCGGGCGATCCCTCGCTGGTGGGGCCGGAGCCGGAAATGGGCGCCCTCGAGGACCAAGGCCTTGGCTGGAAGAGCAAACACGGCACCGGCTGGGGCGCCGATGCCATAACCGGCGGCCCGGAGGTAATCTGGTCGCAGACGCCGGTTCGGTGGAGCAACTACTTCTTCGAGAACCTGTTCAAATACGAGTGGGAGCTGACGAAGAGCCCGGCTGGAGCCTGGCAATGGCAGGCAAAAGGCGCCGAGCCGTCAATTCCGGACCCGTTCGATCCGTCGAAGAAGCGTGTGCCGACCATGCTGACCACGGATCTCTCATTGCGGTTCGATCCGGCCTACGAAAAAATCTCGCGGCGCTTCTATGAGAACCCGGATCAGTTTGCGGATGCGTTCGCCCGCGCCTGGTTCAAGCTCACGCATCGCGATATGGGGCCGCGGGTACGCTATCTTGGCCCGCTTGTCCCGCAGGAGGTTCTGATCTGGCAGGATCCGATCCCGGAGGTCGATCATGTGTTGATCGACGACCAGGACGTCGCGGCCCTCAAGGCGAAAATTCTTGCCACCGGTCTCTCTGTGCCGCAGCTCGTCTCAACGGCCTGGGCATCGGCATCGACGTTCCGCCGCTCCGATAAACGCGGTGGTGCCAATGGTGCGCGCATCCGCCTGGCGCCGCAGAAGGACTGGGAGGTGAACGAGCCGGCGCAGCTCAAAATCGTGCTGCAAAAGCTCGAGGCGATCCAGAAGGAGTTCAACGCCGCCCAGCCGGGCAGGAAGAAGGTGTCGCTCGCCGATCTCATCGTGCTCGCGGGCAATGCGGCGGTCGAGAAAGCGGCGAAGGATGCCGGGCTCAGCATATCGGTGCCTTTCGCGCCGGGACGCATGGATGCCTCGCAGGAGCAGACCGATGTTGAGTCCTTCGCGCCGCTGGAGCCGCGCGCAGATGGGTTCCGCAACTATATCAGCAGCAGCAAGCGGCAGTTCATGAAGCCGGAAGAAGCGCTGGTTGACCGCGCGCAGCTGCTGACCCTGACCGGTCCGGAAATGACGGTGCTGGTCGGTGGGCTGCGCGTCCTTGGCGCCAATACCGGCGGCTCCAAACATGGCGTGTTCACCGAGACGCCCGGCCGGCTGACCAATGACTTCTTCGTCAATCTGCTCGATATGAGCACGACGTGGAGCCCCGCTTCCGGTGAGGAGGGCGTCTATGAAGGGCGCGACCGGAAGACCAACGCGCTGAAGTGGACTGGCACCCGTGTCGATCTGATCTTCGGCTCGCATTCGCAGCTGCGCGCCTTCGCGGAGGTCTATGCCTGTGCGGATTCGAAGGAGAAGTTTGCCAAGGATTTCGTCGCAGCCTGGACGAAGGTGATGAACGCGGATCGCTTTGACCTCGCCCGATCGATCCAGTAG
- a CDS encoding LysR family transcriptional regulator, translating into MTSITDLDLRLMQVFLTVVENRGLAAAQTSLNVGLSTISSHMATLEKRLGVKLCDRGRGGFRLTEEGLKVYEIARRLTGAVSAANSELAGLRDILVGKLRIGIVDNIVNNPRAAVHRAIHLFDRRDHEVTVTVEVVSPRDLERQVSDGMLDVGVGPRLSNLGVLDYDLLFTERQYLYCSRLHPLFELAPHGWSTDQIASEKYASHVCPLPDEPGYKEVLRGVTMVHNMESAAILILSGRFIGFLPEHYAQHWEARGDMRPIKTQQYFYDNLFYNIRRNSEKQSRIISQFSKDLKSAHKANQKMLVS; encoded by the coding sequence GTGACGAGCATTACCGATCTCGACCTCCGCCTGATGCAGGTATTTCTGACTGTGGTCGAGAATCGTGGTCTCGCCGCCGCTCAGACCAGCCTGAATGTTGGCCTCTCGACCATCAGCTCCCACATGGCGACGCTCGAGAAGCGGCTGGGCGTCAAGCTCTGTGATCGCGGGCGCGGCGGTTTCCGCCTGACCGAGGAGGGGCTCAAGGTCTATGAAATCGCGCGGCGGCTCACGGGTGCAGTGAGTGCTGCCAATTCCGAACTCGCCGGCTTGCGCGATATCCTGGTCGGCAAGCTCCGGATTGGGATCGTCGATAATATCGTGAACAATCCGCGCGCAGCGGTGCATCGGGCGATCCATCTGTTCGACCGTCGAGACCACGAGGTGACAGTGACCGTCGAGGTGGTTTCACCGCGCGATCTCGAGCGCCAGGTCTCGGATGGAATGCTTGATGTCGGGGTTGGTCCCCGGCTCAGCAATCTCGGGGTGCTCGACTACGATCTCCTGTTCACGGAACGGCAGTATCTGTACTGCTCGCGGCTGCATCCTCTGTTCGAGCTTGCGCCGCATGGCTGGTCGACCGATCAGATCGCGTCGGAGAAATATGCAAGCCATGTCTGCCCATTGCCAGACGAGCCCGGCTATAAGGAGGTGCTTCGCGGCGTCACCATGGTCCACAATATGGAGAGCGCGGCGATCCTCATCCTGTCGGGCCGCTTCATCGGCTTCCTTCCAGAGCATTACGCGCAACATTGGGAGGCGAGGGGGGATATGAGGCCGATCAAGACGCAGCAGTATTTCTATGACAATCTCTTCTACAACATAAGACGAAACAGCGAGAAGCAAAGCCGAATCATCTCACAGTTCTCAAAGGACCTGAAGAGTGCGCACAAGGCCAACCAGAAGATGCTGGTATCCTAA